The Melitaea cinxia chromosome 9, ilMelCinx1.1, whole genome shotgun sequence DNA segment atttatttatttatttatttacataggaAGCCAACGTAGTATACAGTGGtttctatcataattatatagttaaacagaatatcttacactatacaccacacttataggctaactcagcatgcaatacactttaaacagttgcttcgaaacttatactaacaataaatatctatcttatgaaaaattaactcatcaataaaagtataaaaccaactatcaaaaaaaaaaaattacaacaattaaaacccgtgctaaaacagtaaaaaatatttaaaagaaaaaagttaaaatatgtaggtatatgtaaaaaaaaaaacaacgaaatacaacaattaatatgataatacatCGGGAAttctatgaataaatataaaaattataaatataatatatctataggTAAACGGTTTGAGGTACAAGAAATCAGctaatttaaagtataatatggAAAGAATGTTCATAACTTCATACAGTAGGTAACTAATTTGagttcaaatgtaaaaaaagcatCTTAACTTTTCTCTTGAATGCTTTCCcagaatatctaaaaatatcaatatctgcatcctcttttaaaattgaattatataagTTTATGATTCTATTTAAGCATGTATTCATGCCCAAATTGGTTCTAGCAAATCTGCTCACGAATGTTTGTTTTGATCTGGTAGTCCTCATAGGTTTTCTAGGGATTGCCAGTTTTAATCTTCGGACCAAATCAGGACAGTCAATATCTcctctaataattttatttaaaaagcaaagATCCAAAACATCTCTTCGTGTAGACAATGACAATACTTTATAGTGTTTCAacattttattgtagttatattttaaattgtcttTATAAGATAATGCACGTAATAATCTTTTTTGTATTCTTTCTAATCTATTTTTGTGAATTTGGTAGTATGGGTTCCAGACAATTGAACAATATTCGATTTTGCTCCTGATGTATGAATTAAAAAgtactatttttgtatatgattttttgaaatcctttgtatttctaaagataaatccCAGCATTTTAAGGGACTTTTTAACAATATCTTCTATATGTGGGATAAAACTTAGCTTCGAATCCATTAAGATTCCCAGATCATATATTTCATTAACACATACCAAGTTATTACCCCcaatattataatcataataaagatTTCGAATTTTTCgactatatgtaattttataacactttTGGTGATTTAATGTTAAGTGATTCCGTTCACACCACGATACAAGTCTTTCTAAATCTGCTTGCATTTTTATGGAATCATCTGCTGTTGATatttgtttaaacatttttagatCATccgcatataaatatattttagaatgcTCGAAACACGTTAGCACGTCGTTTATAAAAATTCCAAAGAGTATTGGACCAAGATGCGATCCCTGCGGTACACCGGATGCAGCAATAAAAGTATCAGATTGATTTCCACCAATTACAACGTTCATTTCTCGATTATGCAAATACGACGTAATCCAATCAATAAATTTTCCACAGATACCGTAATTCATTAActtttgtagtaaaatattgtGGTCAACCACGTCAAAAGCCTTGGCCAAATCTGTGTAGATACAGTCTATTTGCCCGTTACTGTCCAGTACTTCAGATATATCCGTTACAAATGAGGCTAAATTAGACATTGTGgatctattttttaaaaatccatGTTGATTATCAATCATAACAGGTTTAATGTGCCAACTAAGCGATTTACATATAATGATTTCAAAAATCTTTGAGAAAACAGATAGTATACAAATGGGCCTATACTTAGTTATGTCCTTTCTATCTCcacttttaaaaataggtaCAATTCTGGCTTTCTTCCAAACATCCGGAAATATACCATCTGCTAGggatactttatataaaatacttaatggATTTGCTAATGCCTGCGagcaattttttacaaaaacggGTGGTATATTGTCTGGGCCTGCGCCCTTGTGTAtatcaagtttatttaattgatctATTACTTCCTGCTTTTCTATACCTACATTAGGGAGTTGTAAATTCAAGTTAGATTGAAGATTCGGGTGTTGATTTAAGTCTAGTTTACTGTCGTAAGTTACATATGCACTTGAAAAATGCAGAGCAAATTGATTACAAATATCTCTCGTATCAGTAAATTCACAGTCATTAAATGTCATTAACGCAGGATAGTCACATTTATTATTTCTCATTCTTTTTATgtatgaatgaaaatatttaggatttattttaatattatcttccACTGTCTGCAAATAATGACTATATTCTAACTTTATAATGAGTTGACATCTTTTTCTAAGTAGGTGGAATTCTATGTTATCAAGCggattcttatattttttatacaaaattctatatttattctTCTCTGCTAATCTTCTAATTAGATTTTTTGAGTACCAGActggatatttgtttttaatctttGATTTAGTTTTTGGTATCATTGTCTCTATTACCTTACGCAActccatataaaatatatctaccattttatttatatcatcgcaattttgaaataattcgGTCCAGggtattattttaagtttttcattAATAGCACTATAATCTGCTTTCATGTAGTTATATCGTATTGTTGATTCCGGCTTCGATGATAGTTGGAGACTATCATAATTACAGATAACTTCCAGAGACAGTGGTGGATGATGTTTGTCAACCTTACATGCTGAAAAATCGCTAATATCAACTTCAATATTACTTACGTTACTAAATACTaagtctaattttttattaaaagcattactagtactattatattgttttaaccCTGACACGgatataaaatcatttatcaatGTGCTAATTGTATTGAGGTTACTAGGGATCAAACTTTGTCCATAATCATTTTCTTTGTTCCATTTAATTACTGGTAAGTTAAAATCTCCAACTATCAACGTCAACCTTTgcctatatataattttttccacATTTTGTATGAATCCCTCTATTCTTTCATAGTTCAATGGTGGGGGCAAATAAACTCCACATATTGAGATAGTCTTTGCACCTAAAATTACATTAACCCAAAGATCTTCATTACTCGTTTCCCACGAGTTTACTCTGTGACATTTATGCCGCTTGGAAACAGCTATTAGAACTCCTCCACCGTCCAGGCGAGTAGAATTTGTAGTTTCACGATCTCTACGAAATACGTAATATCTATCATCTATAAACTCATTACTACTTATATTACTATTTAGCCACGTTTCCGTAAATACCAATATGTCGAAATCTGAATTTAGTATTGATTGATAAACTTCAACCGTTTTCGTTCTTATACCTCtcacattttgataaaaaaatcttatagtatctgacataaaaaatatatttgcataaatgactatataaataattcaatactatgtagaatctaaaaaaataaaataaaaaaaattataaccaatGAGGTccaatatcaataattttatggaatacaaaataataataaaaaagtacttcTAATACAAAGTTATTCTAATGATTGCAATTGTTCCTTGGTCTTGACTACTATTAAATCACTAGATATAGATTTTCGTAAGAAAATTCTTCCGTTGCGAGTCCATACAAAACGGTATCCTTTTTCTCTTGCAAAAATGCGTGTTGCACTGTGAATCTCTTTGGCCACTGCAGTCAAATTTTCCTGGACATAAATCGGAGCTTTTTCTCCTGATATTCCGATGTGTgatgtatttaatttgttatctgAATTAGATTTATTAAACTTAGTAACACCAGCCAGAAAACGGTCCCTCAGAAACTGATTCGCGAATTTGACAAGAACGGATCTAGGACGTgagaaatttttgttaaacttaGCTATTCTTGTACACTTAGTTATTTGTCCTTCTTGTATTGGGACCTTTATTACGTTACCAATATTTTCAACTACGTTAACTAGATTTTCACTTCTAAATTCTGGGACACAATGTAGTTCAATATTATTTGATCTTAATTCTTTTTCTAGTAAGTCAATAGTGCTACTGTTAGCTGCAACGATTTCTCTGAGGTTGTTGTTCTCCTTTTTAAGCTCAACTATCTCTGTCCTAGCCTCTTTCAGTTCTTGTTTCACACTATCAAACAAGTTTGACAGATAATCTAGCGACACTTTTATGTCATGTAAGCCACTTAGTTCATTACGAATTATAGAAAGTTCACTTCCAATAGTGCCTGATACGACTTCATTAACCTCGTTCCTTATTGCCAATAGCAGAGGAGAATTTTTATCCAGGTGTTGCTCCTCTGTTGAAGTACTCGGAGTTGATAGTACCTgtgtattattttcaatttctttaattttactcTCACTGCTTGgcgatttaatatttttttctcccTTATTCGCCGTCAACGCACAAGGAGGACATAATCATTTTCCGCGAGGTCCTACGGATTTGTTACTGTCCGTTGGACTTATACAGTCCAAGTGACATTGAGTAtgacattttatacatttagttCTCTTTTGCGTAACTAACACAGCAACTTTACAAATGTAGCATTCGTTTATCATTTTGCTGTTACTACGATGTGTATAAAAACCAGTACAGCGAAAAAGAAAATTCGAAAGAATCGATATCAgaacaagaataaaaaatatataattaatagttttaagaATACGCTTATTGCACTGTTTACCCTATTAGTggcaatataaattataaatataattggaggTAGTCTTATTTTCTCACATCCACTATCAGTCTGTATTCCTGTATTACTAAAGTTCACCTTCGAAATATCCATGCACTTATATTGTAAACTATTTCAAAAGTTCCAAAGTTCACTAATTTTAGTTTTCACAGATTGTTACGCGGTAAACGTGAAAAAGTTACGAAACGACTTATCCGGATGACAGTCAGAtacatatcatcatcatatgtttttaatattaaaataacagcttttcactaaatgcatgtggatgtacatggtacctataccaaaataacatgtaactgtctgtctgtttgttctggctaatctctgaaactgctgTACCaatttttacgggactttcacaggcagatagctgatgtagtaaggactAACTtgcctacatttattttagaaatttatttgtttaataacaataacttttttgttaaattggatgaagtcacgggcacagctagtgttgtaataaaaaagtacataataaatGTTGATGCAGAGATCTTATTATTCaagaaatattcattttatttgttagaGAAACCAAAgtattttaatcaaatgttaaaaatcaatatGTAACATTACCTGAACTTGTCAAATTATTATCAGTACTTGGATtgggtttaattttttttgaggtAATACTTGAATCTTTTTGTTCCAACTGCTGCTTTCTAAATTCTTTGTAGGCATCCGTTTTCTTATATTCAGCCCATTCCTTAATGTACCTATTGAATTTACCATTCCAATATTAATAAAGTGCTAATAAATGAGcaagtgaattaaaaaaaaaaaaaagtcaattgGCTTACCGTTCCTTATCTTGATCAGCTGCATCAAGGAAATACTGCTTTGCCTCAGCAGGTAATTTACTCCATTCACTGGCTAATTTTCTAGTTATTTCAGCAAAGCCCAGCTCAGGCTGCTTAGCACGTAACTCATCACGTCTTTCATTCAAAAACCGCACATATccttaaaaaatagtaacatagttataattatgataataaaacaCAAAGTATGTTATAATCacaaaaatcttaatattataGGAATCGTATACCAACGATACCAAAGAGAAAGACTCTTAATCCTTTAAAAGGATTAATTtggtaacaataattaatagtgACATACCAGTGAGAGGTTGTCGTGGAGCAGTCACATCTCGGGGAACTTTAGGTTTTcgtttttttggtttttttggcGACGGTTTTTGTGTATCTTTTGAGGTCACAAGATTGGCCCCTCCTTCGTTTTCAATTTcattagtttttgattttgattgaattgGTGGATTAGGATCACTTTCTAAGTTCGAAGGTTTTGCTAAATCTTCAACTTTTTGGGGGGTTGGGTGAACAGGGGGTTGTTCTGTAAGTTTTGTGTCGTCTATTTCcatgatgatgataatttttaaatattgaagatATACCGTTATTTTTCTTACTAATAATGGTGTTTCGATATCTTTAgctttatgaaaatatagttgGAAGTCATCAAAACATTGGTATTGGTAAATATGAGATATACCATAACAAATTTGTacgttatattacatttaaaaaataaacaagccactcagcaaataaaattacttgtaTCTACAATAGTTTAACGAAGCAATCAATTAATTCATTCGGATTAATGGTTTAAATGGCTTTCAATCATAGAGTagattaaatattcaaataggGAAGGGCaccaaatatcgatatatcgaaatatcgatattttttcaaaaaaatatcgataaatatgggcgatatttttaatttcaaaatatcgataatcgatatttatttttgaatatcgaagtcgatattttttttttaaattatattatattttaaatgaattatgtattctacttttatttcaacataTGGTCCGTTTTATCTGTAAATGAATAACGGTAACAGAGCGCGCGAGATTTTACGATTGTGTAGTTTTGGTATTAGTGCTGTCTATAATCTCTCTGTAGTTTGTGAACGCAACCAAAAAACATGTGTATGGGTAGTTTCTGTAGACTTAATTTAAGTGTGATCAAATACCAAAGTGTGAATCTAATGCTAATCTATAGTGTAACGTGTGCGCACATGTTCATtaagctggaccgattttgacggaactttcactagcagatagctggtgtaataaggtgtaacttaggctacttttattttacatttttttttttttataactgcgaactgaacaataacttttttgttaaattccacgcggatgaagtcgcgggcacagcagctagtaataatatgtaattcatatatacaataatatatatattcttcattgttatcataatacttgtcttcattgtaataatatataataaaattaatatacttgccaaatatgtattaattttcaatttgtagtaaaaatatcgatatatcgatattttttattcagtatatatcgatactttttaaaaacatcgatacgataaatattgatatatatttttcatttgccCATCCCTATATTAAAAGGAACTATCCCATGGAACTATTAATCAATGAAGGCGATTTAAGGTGTCAAACACAGAGCCACAGAGTACAGCAATATGTAAGTGTCCACCCCCTGGAGTACAGTAAGTATAGTATACCGTATGGaacatggagcatagagaaactATGCTCCATGGTATGGAACATAGAGATgtgtcattggcaaaatcatcggcgaaaagctgatggagccatagtttttaaagaagaagaagatgtgTATCTAACAAGCTTCGAAAATAGGGTGAACACACTAAATGTAAAATCCCTACCTACCTACAGTTTAACCTAACAAACAGTTTTTTTCTAGATTGCCTTAAATGGTTTGATCTTATTCTTATTAATTTCTCCTTTTTCAGAACCCATTTTAGTTTCCGCAAAAACATTTCGAGCTAGCTtgatcatatataatatatttgtatcacgtttttcccttttataagcctctattgtaaagttcacttttatgacttagcttaatataaaatactagtgtcgatttatcactcactttcacaacatattagcggacacttgtaaaacttcatttactatttatttcactaaaaaacaaatatcaatatatcattttacagaggtcagataattaatatatttgaatacgacatttcaataactaaaaaatttgttattgcttttgtttaaaaataaatgtaattttgtaaagtgataattattatacttatttagtctgaattattcgcactggtatttctactattttttaatgtacctaccaataaccattatacgaagccgcgagtgaaagcctaattaaaaaataaaacagtgtgcaaaaaaattaaataataaaattcgtgCGCGACTAtgcccatgcgcaaacgcacccctccagtttctttcagctttttttttacatgacgcgagttatactttaggaacagacgaccatgtgtatgttgtgtagatatttatctatttatttattattaattagcttCCCAACAAAATGATAACCTTATTGgctcaaaaactaaaataaaaaaatctaataaaaaaattgccataactgacttccaaaaaaggaggaggttctcaattcgattcagaacattagaacttttgatttgatttgatgaatttcccaaggagggttgatgtcaggcaggcggccggtcgtaaaatatacatgccaaatcattatattacaacattatgagaaagaaaggagtaagcactgaagtgacgaataatagagaggaatggaagaggaaaacatgttgtgccgaccctacataagtgggataagggcagaaagatgatgatgaacattagaacttttgactgggtggatcgatttccatgatttttgttttaatcaaaagtgtTGTATGTCgtgtgttcccatttaaatttgattgcgatctaataagtactttttgggttatatgtaatattgcgtatttacgtgactgttttttcgtctacctatgatGTGTTACTAGTCgttttaattgaagtcggtttttttaaacacaattaagTTTCGCTACTCCGTGGATACGCAATGCTTGTAGagtaggtatttgtaatttttattacttttgattgaaaaattactcaaaatgaattatttcagaacttttttttttttttttggtttttaaaatgtaatacgatACAATTCCTAAATAATACAAAGCTTCTTCTGTCGACAACATTGCGATACAGAATGAATAAGCTTCACGTGTGTCACCGTGATGAGCCGAGTAAGTTCGCGATCTTAAGAACCGCGTACTTTAAGTTCGCATGTCTATCACCCTCTATACACCACACGACTACAGTAAAACGTACAAAACGTAACTCCCTCTTTCTGTTGTCACTAACTTCCCCTaatctccctctcaactcccGTTCATTATCGTTATCTCCTctcacccaatcacacttttcgtaacgttctcgtcacgcattcaccagactactacccaagtcaagcgtacctTAAAATCGATTATAAGAAACTAATACTCGATTTTAGCGGtgggcgttatttaacgtaatcggtttcagtaactagttacgaagctaataaccatatacgtagtttcgccgatacaaatgtaacgattattttacgtacgcagttttttttgcgtacgcagttttatcaaaaacttgacacaacgaccggcgcataagcgttttgcttaataacgtaacaggttacaggttactaatattaatcattacaatacgcagatacgcttacgcgtaggataaaaagagatggctataagtactatagatgcatctttgttttcgaatatgctcatgggattttgtacgcaattgactatgagcttaagtttattttaatacgcacagtttttttaaagaaattttaatttcggtcgtgtttctttttaaatattttcgaatttactatttagCATTAAGTTAAGACAGTTGAtgagtgattaattattaacgatttatgttattgtctcgtgttgaagtatatactaaaatagtatgggttttttgttgtatttttaattatatgtatgtatgtatgtatgtatttcgaaaaataattaaaaactgtacataaaatcaaatgaacttctaaatacgcctgcatcgattattatgactatacaaaaatcaaaaagtaatttaaataacatgttttgcagccagtcgtaagcctggataaaatatgaagggaagttaatttaattatactatccatcaatattaacgtacGTAACGGCATTCGTATATGTTACAAGGtataacatataactacttcataaccataatacaaacaaaagtaatataacgtcgccgtcccgtactgatactgtatacaaaaataactagtttcgaaaaataagcagtttcgaaactagttacgcgtatccacgaaactacgtataaccgattacacataaaagacgttacgacccacgactactcgatttaaataaaagtctACAATTTGGTTAACATCCCTACTCATCACTACTTACCTCAGCACCATTGACTTTGACATTATGTTGTGTGTCAAGACAAAATTTTTCTGATAAAAATTGTGAATTGtgttatttttcatacaatttacattttaataactaactactgacattcaaatttaatttttattatagtaataaatataataatacatgccATTATGTAAATTTCGTTGAACGGTAAACTAAATAATGGTAAGTTTTGcaacaataataaattgtaatctttatttattgaatGCAGTAAAAATTAATGCAACTTTCAATGAAAACAATTCTCAATTGTACTTATACGTATATACagtatttgaattaattttatcatacttATTTTTCAgggtgattttgaaataaacgaGGCTCTAGCCTCGTTAGAGATGTTGATGTCGGAGTTCTTTGCGCCAACTACAAATAATTTCAGAAAAAGGGAAATAGAAAATATGCTTGAAAATTTTTCTAACGCCAGAGATTCTTGGAAAcactgtttattttttcttcaaaaatctcaaaatcaatatgttttaatgtttattctAACAACACTAGAAGTTGGTTTTtcctttataattaatttataaaatttttattttagtgaaatctaataaatggaaataattCGACaacagcaatttatactaagctaactcataaaagtgaactgtagaatagaggcttataaaaggggaAAACATGATATCTTTTATATtcattaagaaacttatttgaaatttggtatctttaatagttaatttgttaattacaatttcatttttttttattacatataaaaaacacattttactaAGTTTgcataaagaaacaaacacctAAAATTTGAGTTGGCAtagtataaattgtttgtaTCAAATTATTATCAAGTTCTTGCtagtaaactttatttattgtattttatttgtaaactagctgtgcttgcaacttcgtccgcgtgaatttcaactaaaaaactattgttcagttcccagagttataaaataaataaatttctaaaataaaagtagccaaagttacttcttactacatcagctatctgccagtggaagtctcgtcaaaatcgatccagccatttcagagattagccagaacaaacagacagacaaaaattgtaaaaatattattttagtatgtgtaccgtatatacattcatatgcatttagtaaaaagcgggtattttaatattgtaaacagACACTCgaatcttatttatttgtatggataaatactctttattttagaaaataataaacagacaATGGATCAGACTATCAGATGATGAAAAAACAGAAATTAGACTTAATTTAATGAATGAACTTATGACCAAACATGAAGTAATGTTATACTTCATCAGAAACAAGTTAGCTGCACTACTTGTCTCCATAGCTCGTTATGACTGGCCTCATTTATATCCAGACTTTTTCACAAATATTGTAgaggtaataaaatttatgtgtacCTATGCtagttaagtaaaaaattaagggctctcttataaataattaacatgtTATCATTGCACACtgtctttaaaaattaataaaaaaaaaaaaaaaaaactaataaaaactttttcataATATACATACTAAACAAGTAACTCTCCTTTATGTATGCataatttttgtgtattatgaCATACCGagatt contains these protein-coding regions:
- the LOC123656735 gene encoding high mobility group protein 20A; protein product: MEIDDTKLTEQPPVHPTPQKVEDLAKPSNLESDPNPPIQSKSKTNEIENEGGANLVTSKDTQKPSPKKPKKRKPKVPRDVTAPRQPLTGYVRFLNERRDELRAKQPELGFAEITRKLASEWSKLPAEAKQYFLDAADQDKERYIKEWAEYKKTDAYKEFRKQQLEQKDSSITSKKIKPNPSTDNNLTSSDAGTQPSEQNTASGNASAVPITTVQRQQTPPRPRPCITPASGEEIPGDTDIPIFTDQFLQHNKLRETELRQLRKANSDYEQQNAILQRHAEEVSAATARLRAETAAAAERTAALVAHRRALVCTLTQAFQSVILPLQGGSNGATESNIEEYMEKLQSFALEGKNNPVLKQARDILNRTELPIV